The Cucurbita pepo subsp. pepo cultivar mu-cu-16 chromosome LG08, ASM280686v2, whole genome shotgun sequence genome contains a region encoding:
- the LOC111800013 gene encoding E3 ubiquitin-protein ligase Hakai-like, giving the protein MLQIRLSKVPQAEGGAGTVKPLQAETVTVACPDHLILADLPVANGIGAATAASIVKSVGRRSRRHLGERVHFCVRCDFPIAVYGRLSPCEHVFCLDCARSDSICYLCDDRIQKIQTIKLMEGIFICAAPHCLKSFLKRTEFESHIQESHADLLKPNAEKEDGNEIEALSAKQSTASESTVRGPSRPIISPSSNSLAQERDEKFHRQQSRDQPTSGMQQQDSGGHSQGFDRHGPHGHFPPQNFDVQGTPHQESSQFSEKQQGILADPPYSQYPPLQSIPPPNYVVPANSNPMLSPPLPFGFPPFPTEGAQQYYSTPYEVPRQDTAAETGSEQGSLLGFPPGAAGGMNFSATYPQPWNTGQAGVPYEHAAGGQGMPDTFANAPDSQVNHGFYQGDYRRSPGGLPVNSSVSSMANKSMDLGHSGNAMDLKNGRGILAPQPPLAQLPLPPPLPLYLSHNKRGKFHSGDTDHDGQGHGWQNDSHSRDSFGNGQD; this is encoded by the exons ATGCTTCAAATCCGGCTTAGCAAAGTTCCACAGGCGGAAGGTGGCGCTGGAACAGTGAAGCCCTTGCAAGCTGAGACTGTGACGGTCGCATGCCCTGACCACCTTATCCTTGCTGATCTTCCTGTGGCAAATGGCATTGGTGCAGCTACTGCTGCTTCCATTGTTAAGTCTGTTGGTCGCAGATCTCGCCGTCACCTTGGAGAACGAGTTCATTTTTGTGTCAGATGCGATTTTCCCATTGCAGTTTATGGTCGCCTG AGCCCATGTGAGCATGTGTTCTGTCTCGATTGTGCAAGAAGCGATTCTATATGCTACCT TTGTGATGACCGTATCCAGAAGATTCAAACTATAAAATTGATGGAGGGGATCTTCATTTGTGCAGCCCCACATTGTCTCAAGTCTTTTCTTAAGAGGACTGAATTTGAATCTCATATACAAGAGAGTCATGCTGACCTTCTTAAGCCAAATGCAGAGAAGGAAGATGGAAACGAAATTGAGGCTCTTAGTGCCAAACAATCTACAGCTTCTGAATCCACTGTCCGAGGTCCATCGAGACCAATCATATCTCCAAGTTCCAATTCCCTGGCTCAAGAACGTGACGAAAAATTTCATCGTCAACAATCTAGAGACCAACCCACGTCTGGCATGCAGCAACAAGACAGCGGTGGTCATTCACAAGGCTTTGATCGACATGGTCCTCATGGCCATTTTCCCCCACAAAACTTTGACGTACAGGGTACTCCACATCAGGAATCCAGTCAATTTTCAGAGAAACAGCAGGGAATTCTGGCCGACCCTCCATATTCTCAGTACCCTCCTTTGCAATCAATTCCGCCACCGAATTACGTGGTTCCAGCTAACTCAAATCCAATGTTGAGTCCCCCTCTACCGTTCGGTTTTCCTCCGTTTCCAACTGAGGGAGCACAACAATATTACAGTACACCCTATGAAGTGCCACGACAAGATACCGCAGCAGAGACTGGATCCGAGCAAGGGTCACTGCTAGGCTTTCCACCAGGAGCAGCAGGAGGAATGAACTTCTCGGCGACTTATCCTCAACCTTGGAATACTGGACAAGCTGGCGTTCCTTATGAGCATGCTGCTGGAGGTCAAGGAATGCCTGATACTTTTGCTAATGCACCTGATTCTCAAGTAAATCATGGATTTTACCAAGGAGATTATAGACGCAGCCCTGGAGGCTTGCCTGTGAATTCTTCTGTCTCGTCAATGGCCAACAAGAGCATGGACCTGGGGCATTCTGGTAATGCCATGGACTTGAAGAATGGTAGAGGTATATTGGCACCACAGCCGCCTCTAGCACAACTTCCTCTGCCTCCGCCACTCCCACTGTACTTGTCGCATAATAAGCGTGGCAAGTTTCATTCAGGAGATACGGATCATGATGGGCAAGGCCATGGATGGCAGAATGATAGCCATAGCCGAGATAGCTTTGGAAATGGCCAAGACTGA